A region of bacterium DNA encodes the following proteins:
- a CDS encoding thiamine pyrophosphate-dependent dehydrogenase E1 component subunit alpha — translation MGAIQATPAAGEALAPNDLLQMLYYMRLQRAVEDRGVKLYYQGRIPGAYFTGWGHEAIAVGATYALGPRDLLAPMHRDLAAYIMRGIPVRRVFAQFLDREGGLTRGRDGNIHMGDPRLGIFPFISHMAASLPVAAGMALACRQRGEDRVVLTFFGDGASSTGAWHEGVNFAAVLRLPVVLVLENNQYAYSTPLNRQTACRAFVDKAVGYGIPGVAVDGNDILAVYRAARDAVGRARGGGGPSLIECTTMRVRGHSEADRYAYVPKALLEQWEARDPITLFERRLRAEGHLTPEADRAMQERIAAEIEEGLAWAEASPEPAADSVAEGVYAEDGDE, via the coding sequence GTGGGTGCGATCCAGGCGACGCCCGCGGCCGGCGAGGCGCTGGCGCCGAACGACCTGCTCCAGATGCTCTACTACATGCGTCTGCAGCGGGCCGTGGAAGACCGCGGGGTCAAACTGTACTATCAGGGGAGAATCCCCGGGGCCTATTTCACGGGGTGGGGGCACGAGGCGATCGCGGTCGGCGCGACCTACGCGCTCGGGCCGCGGGACCTGCTCGCCCCGATGCACCGTGATCTCGCCGCCTACATCATGCGCGGCATTCCCGTGCGTCGCGTCTTCGCCCAGTTCCTCGACCGCGAAGGCGGCCTCACCCGCGGACGGGACGGGAACATCCACATGGGCGACCCGCGCCTTGGGATCTTTCCCTTCATCAGCCACATGGCGGCCTCACTCCCCGTGGCGGCGGGGATGGCGCTGGCCTGCCGTCAGCGGGGCGAGGACCGCGTCGTCCTGACGTTCTTCGGCGATGGGGCGTCGAGCACCGGCGCCTGGCACGAAGGGGTCAATTTCGCCGCCGTGCTCCGCCTCCCGGTGGTGCTCGTCCTCGAAAACAACCAGTACGCCTACTCCACTCCGCTCAACCGCCAGACCGCCTGCCGGGCGTTTGTGGACAAGGCCGTCGGCTACGGCATCCCCGGGGTGGCGGTGGACGGGAACGACATTCTCGCGGTCTACCGCGCCGCCCGCGACGCGGTGGGGCGCGCGCGGGGAGGGGGCGGGCCTTCCCTCATCGAGTGCACGACGATGCGGGTGCGGGGACACAGCGAGGCCGATCGGTACGCGTACGTGCCGAAGGCGTTGCTGGAACAGTGGGAAGCGCGCGATCCGATCACGCTGTTCGAGCGCCGTCTGCGGGCCGAGGGCCATCTTACTCCCGAGGCCGACCGTGCGATGCAGGAGCGGATCGCCGCGGAGATCGAGGAAGGGTTGGCTTGGGCGGAGGCGAGTCCGGAGCCGGCCGCGGACTCGGTGGCCGAAGGCGTGTACGCGGAGGATGGGGACGAATGA
- a CDS encoding alpha-ketoacid dehydrogenase subunit beta translates to MTYLEAIRDGLREAMRHDPRVFVIGEDIGTHGGAFGITQGFLEEFGAERVIDAPLAEAANVGAGIGAAVMGMRPVVELQFADFVTDAFTQVVNVAAKFHWRTGAALPLVLRMPYGGDVKGGPFHSQCMEAWFVHTPGLKVVAPAFPEDAKGLLLAAIRDPNPVMYFEHKHLYRYQRAEVPTGEYLTPIGRARVVRDGTSLSVFSYGWMLHKCLAAADAIGGDGIAPEVIDLRSLAPLDREAILASVRKTGKALIVHEANRTGGVGGEIAALIGEEAFDSLDGPVVRLASEDTPVPHSPVLEAAFQPQIPEIADAIRRLAAY, encoded by the coding sequence ATGACGTACCTGGAGGCGATCCGGGACGGGCTGCGGGAGGCGATGCGTCACGACCCCCGGGTATTCGTGATCGGGGAGGACATCGGGACGCACGGCGGCGCGTTCGGCATCACCCAGGGCTTCCTGGAGGAATTTGGGGCCGAGCGGGTCATCGACGCCCCGCTTGCCGAGGCGGCGAACGTGGGGGCGGGGATCGGCGCCGCGGTGATGGGGATGCGGCCGGTGGTGGAGCTTCAATTCGCCGATTTCGTCACGGACGCGTTCACCCAGGTCGTCAACGTGGCGGCGAAGTTTCACTGGCGGACCGGCGCGGCGCTGCCGCTCGTTCTGCGCATGCCGTACGGCGGGGACGTGAAGGGGGGGCCGTTTCACTCCCAGTGCATGGAGGCCTGGTTCGTGCACACCCCGGGGCTGAAAGTGGTCGCCCCCGCGTTTCCCGAGGATGCCAAAGGGCTGCTGCTCGCCGCGATCCGAGATCCGAACCCGGTCATGTACTTCGAGCACAAGCACCTCTACCGGTACCAGCGGGCAGAGGTCCCGACCGGCGAGTACCTCACCCCCATCGGGCGCGCCCGGGTGGTTCGCGATGGGACGAGCCTTTCGGTGTTCTCCTACGGATGGATGCTCCACAAGTGCCTCGCCGCCGCCGACGCGATCGGGGGGGACGGGATCGCCCCGGAGGTGATTGATCTCCGGAGCCTGGCCCCGCTCGATCGCGAGGCGATCCTGGCCTCCGTCCGAAAGACCGGCAAGGCGTTGATCGTCCACGAGGCCAACCGAACCGGAGGGGTTGGCGGGGAGATCGCCGCGCTGATCGGCGAAGAGGCGTTTGACTCGCTGGACGGCCCCGTGGTGCGGCTCGCGAGCGAAGATACCCCGGTCCCGCACAGTCCGGTCTTGGAAGCCGCGTTCCAGCCCCAGATCCCCGAGATCGCGGACGCGATCCGCCGGCTCGCCGCGTACTGA
- a CDS encoding molybdopterin cofactor-binding domain-containing protein — protein sequence MSGNGYRFIGRPWAKVDGPAKTTGETHFADDLILPRMLYGKLLRSHLPHARLKRLDVSRARALPGVHAVIVGTDLPVRFGIMPSSQDEEALCLEKVRYVGDPIAAVAAADEETAERACEAIEVEYEPLPAVMTIEDAVGETEVRVQEYGDGPVPNVHKNVSLEFGDLAGGFAEADHIREDVFFFQGNTHLPMEQHSAVGQVEANGRLTLWTSSQTPHYVHRALAKVLDLPMARIRVIATPVGGGFGGKSDPFSHEICAAKLAMLAGRPVKITLTREEVFYAHRGRHPVLMWIRTGVRRDGRITACHFKTFLDGGAYGSYGIASTYYTGALQTVTYTIPAYKFEGTRLWTNKPPCGPKRGHGTPQPRFGIEIQMDKLAADLGLDPAAIRLVNATVPFTRTVNHLRITSNGLRECIDRVVTASGFREKHGHLPDGRGVGLAISTYLSGAGLPIYWNDMPHSEVQIRVDRGGGVIVSCGAIDIGQGSDSVLSGIVAEVLGLDPHEISLVTADTDLTPIDLGSYSSRVTFMAGNAAVEAAQKMRDLLLAAVSEHLEIEPDDLAVGDHRIHHRAASDRGVSFPEAAALAEAMFGTLTTVGSYRPPKLAGPFKGSGVGPSPAYSFSAAVVGVRVDRGTGDVRVDQVWIAHDIGRAINETLVIGQIEGSVYMALGEALMEEQIFRKGLHKIPSMLEYKSPTFLEMPPVETILVNTDDPEGPFGAKEAGQGPLLPVIPALANAVYDAVGVRIDEIPISPDKVLAALEQKRQGGEGRVGPRGVPRFTFRDPIKVAPPAGWETPWRAGAPIAGGEKGLPLTLHTGTDRTDARPRTREPRATAEDI from the coding sequence GTGAGCGGGAACGGATACCGGTTCATCGGCCGGCCGTGGGCGAAGGTCGACGGACCCGCGAAGACGACCGGCGAGACGCATTTTGCGGACGACCTCATCCTTCCCCGAATGCTCTACGGGAAGCTCCTGCGCAGCCACCTGCCTCACGCCCGGCTGAAGCGGCTCGACGTGTCCCGTGCCCGCGCCTTGCCCGGGGTGCACGCCGTGATTGTCGGGACCGACCTTCCCGTCAGGTTCGGCATCATGCCGAGCAGCCAAGACGAGGAGGCGCTCTGCCTGGAGAAGGTCCGGTACGTGGGCGATCCCATCGCCGCCGTCGCCGCCGCCGACGAGGAGACCGCCGAGCGGGCGTGCGAGGCGATCGAGGTGGAGTACGAGCCGCTCCCCGCGGTCATGACCATCGAAGATGCGGTCGGGGAGACGGAGGTCCGGGTGCAGGAGTACGGCGACGGTCCCGTCCCCAACGTCCACAAGAATGTCTCCTTGGAGTTTGGCGATCTCGCGGGGGGGTTCGCCGAGGCGGATCATATCCGCGAGGACGTGTTTTTCTTCCAGGGCAACACCCACCTGCCGATGGAGCAGCACAGCGCGGTGGGCCAGGTCGAGGCCAACGGGCGGCTGACCCTGTGGACCTCTTCCCAGACCCCGCACTACGTGCATCGGGCCCTGGCGAAGGTCCTCGACCTGCCGATGGCCAGGATCCGGGTGATCGCGACGCCGGTCGGCGGCGGGTTCGGGGGGAAGAGCGACCCGTTCAGCCACGAGATCTGCGCGGCGAAGCTGGCGATGCTCGCCGGACGGCCGGTGAAGATCACGCTGACCCGCGAAGAGGTGTTCTACGCCCACCGCGGCCGGCACCCCGTGCTGATGTGGATCCGCACCGGGGTCAGGCGCGACGGCCGGATCACGGCCTGCCACTTCAAGACGTTCCTGGACGGGGGCGCCTACGGTTCCTACGGAATCGCCAGCACCTACTACACCGGCGCGCTGCAGACGGTGACCTACACGATTCCCGCCTACAAATTCGAGGGGACGCGCCTCTGGACCAATAAACCGCCGTGCGGCCCGAAACGAGGACACGGCACCCCGCAGCCCCGGTTCGGCATCGAGATTCAGATGGACAAGCTGGCGGCCGACCTCGGGCTCGACCCCGCGGCGATCCGGCTCGTCAATGCCACCGTCCCCTTTACGCGGACGGTGAACCACCTCCGCATCACCAGCAACGGCTTGCGGGAGTGCATCGACCGGGTCGTGACCGCGAGCGGATTTCGCGAGAAGCACGGCCACCTGCCCGACGGACGGGGGGTGGGGCTGGCGATCAGCACGTACCTCAGCGGTGCGGGGCTCCCCATCTACTGGAACGACATGCCCCACAGCGAGGTTCAGATCCGGGTCGACCGCGGCGGTGGGGTGATCGTCTCCTGCGGAGCGATCGACATCGGCCAGGGCAGCGACTCGGTCCTGAGCGGGATCGTCGCCGAAGTGCTCGGCCTCGACCCCCACGAGATCAGTCTCGTCACCGCGGATACCGATCTTACCCCGATCGACCTGGGCTCCTACAGCAGCCGCGTGACGTTCATGGCGGGCAACGCCGCCGTCGAGGCGGCGCAGAAGATGCGGGACCTGCTCCTCGCCGCGGTCTCGGAGCACCTCGAGATTGAGCCCGATGACCTCGCGGTCGGCGACCATCGCATCCATCACCGCGCCGCCTCCGATCGAGGGGTGTCGTTTCCCGAGGCCGCCGCGCTCGCCGAGGCGATGTTCGGCACGCTGACCACGGTCGGCTCCTACCGGCCGCCCAAGCTGGCCGGACCGTTCAAGGGATCCGGGGTCGGTCCCTCGCCCGCCTACTCGTTCTCCGCGGCGGTCGTCGGGGTCCGCGTCGACCGAGGGACGGGCGACGTTCGGGTCGATCAGGTCTGGATCGCGCACGACATCGGGCGCGCGATCAACGAAACGCTCGTCATCGGCCAGATCGAGGGGAGCGTCTACATGGCGCTGGGCGAAGCGCTGATGGAGGAGCAGATCTTCCGCAAAGGCTTGCACAAGATCCCCTCGATGCTGGAGTACAAGAGCCCGACATTTCTCGAGATGCCGCCGGTGGAGACGATCCTCGTCAACACGGACGATCCGGAAGGTCCGTTTGGGGCCAAGGAGGCGGGGCAAGGTCCGCTGCTGCCGGTGATCCCCGCGCTGGCCAACGCGGTCTATGACGCGGTCGGCGTCCGGATCGACGAAATCCCGATCTCCCCCGATAAAGTCCTGGCCGCGCTCGAGCAGAAACGCCAGGGGGGGGAGGGGCGCGTGGGTCCGCGCGGCGTTCCGCGCTTCACCTTCCGCGACCCGATCAAAGTGGCGCCTCCCGCGGGTTGGGAGACGCCGTGGCGCGCGGGCGCCCCGATCGCCGGCGGCGAGAAGGGGCTGCCGCTCACCCTCCACACCGGCACCGACCGCACCGATGCCCGGCCCCGCACCCGGGAGCCGCGCGCCACGGCGGAGGATATCTGA
- a CDS encoding alkaline phosphatase family protein: MSGRNPLLVGSRRRGRRFVAALAGVAAALLTLTPGGPPVGWPFVVRAADLSGIHKIQHVVIIMQENRSFDSYFGTFPGADGIPMQNGVPAVCGPDPRTGDCVKPFHDPHDLNRGGPHSEKDATADIAGGKMDGFVAEAHPGRGCRAAFDPACGGGAGEPDVMGYHDAREIPNYWTYARQFVLQDHMFEPNASWSLPEHLFMVSEWSARCASADPMSCVNELQTPDRIRWGRGLGPVSRPNYAWTDLTYLLHRAKVGWAYYVAEGTQPDCDDDAATCPQKPQRAGTPQIWNPLPWFETVREDGELRNIQTVSRFFEAARDGTLPAVSWVVPNGKVSEHPPALVSAGQTYVTSLINAVMQGPDWNSTAIFLSWDDWGGFYDHVVPPTVDRNGYGLRVPGLVISPYARKGYIDHQVLSFDAYVKFIEDDFLGGRRIDPRTDGRPDPRPDVRESLPQLGSLVQDFDFTQPPRRPVVLSPTPPPGAAADP, encoded by the coding sequence ATGTCGGGACGCAACCCGCTTCTGGTTGGGAGCCGCCGGCGAGGGCGGCGCTTCGTCGCGGCGCTGGCGGGAGTGGCCGCCGCGCTGCTCACGCTCACGCCCGGAGGACCGCCCGTCGGGTGGCCGTTTGTCGTCCGCGCGGCCGACCTCAGCGGCATCCACAAGATCCAGCACGTCGTGATCATCATGCAGGAGAATCGGTCGTTCGACAGCTATTTCGGCACGTTCCCCGGCGCCGACGGCATCCCCATGCAAAACGGCGTGCCGGCGGTCTGCGGACCGGATCCGCGAACCGGGGATTGCGTCAAGCCGTTCCACGACCCGCACGACCTGAACCGCGGAGGGCCGCACAGCGAGAAGGACGCCACGGCGGACATCGCCGGGGGAAAGATGGACGGGTTTGTCGCAGAGGCCCACCCCGGCCGCGGCTGCCGGGCGGCGTTCGACCCCGCCTGCGGCGGCGGTGCGGGCGAGCCCGACGTGATGGGATATCACGACGCGCGCGAGATCCCCAACTACTGGACCTACGCGCGCCAGTTCGTCCTGCAGGACCACATGTTCGAGCCGAACGCCTCCTGGAGCCTCCCGGAGCATCTGTTCATGGTCTCCGAGTGGTCGGCTCGGTGCGCGAGCGCCGACCCGATGTCCTGCGTGAACGAGCTGCAGACTCCCGACCGGATCCGGTGGGGCCGGGGCCTGGGACCGGTCTCCCGACCGAACTACGCCTGGACGGACCTGACCTACCTGCTGCACCGGGCGAAGGTCGGGTGGGCGTATTACGTCGCGGAAGGGACCCAGCCGGACTGCGACGACGACGCGGCCACCTGCCCGCAGAAACCGCAGCGCGCCGGCACCCCGCAGATCTGGAACCCGCTCCCCTGGTTCGAGACAGTCCGCGAGGACGGCGAGCTCCGCAACATCCAGACGGTCTCACGCTTCTTCGAAGCCGCCCGGGACGGCACGCTCCCGGCGGTCTCCTGGGTCGTGCCGAACGGAAAGGTCAGCGAGCACCCGCCCGCCCTCGTCAGCGCCGGCCAGACGTACGTCACCAGCCTGATCAACGCCGTGATGCAAGGGCCGGACTGGAACAGTACCGCGATTTTCCTGTCGTGGGACGATTGGGGCGGATTCTACGATCATGTCGTTCCGCCGACCGTCGACCGAAACGGCTACGGCCTCCGGGTTCCGGGTCTGGTCATCAGCCCGTACGCGCGGAAGGGCTACATCGACCACCAGGTCCTCAGCTTCGATGCCTACGTCAAATTCATCGAGGACGACTTCCTTGGCGGCCGCCGCATCGATCCGAGGACCGACGGCCGCCCGGACCCCCGGCCGGACGTGCGCGAGAGCCTGCCGCAGCTCGGGTCGCTGGTACAAGACTTCGATTTTACCCAGCCGCCCCGGCGGCCGGTCGTACTTTCGCCCACCCCGCCCCCCGGGGCCGCGGCCGATCCGTAG
- a CDS encoding FAD binding domain-containing protein gives MLRLPPFIYVAPTGIDEAVRRLADAGPRGMVVAGGTDLYPNMKRRQFEPAVVIGLRGVRGLDRIAGDRRRGMAIGAGVTLAGLTGHPEIAAGYRALALAAGAVSTPPLRNMGTLGGNLCLDTRCNYYNQTYHWRKSIGFCMKKDGEICLVAPGSSRCWALSSTDTAPVVIALDARIRVIGPGGEREIPAAALFRNDGMQYLAKAPDEILTEILLPPADGWRTTYWKLRRRGSFDFPVLGVAAALRFAEDGSIADARIVLGAVASHPVVADAAAALLRGQRPTPDLIDRAAQAAFQPAKPLDNADLTIGYRKKMARIYVQRALRELAGLPFEGAPGGGWG, from the coding sequence ATGCTCCGTCTGCCGCCGTTCATCTACGTCGCCCCCACCGGCATCGACGAGGCGGTCCGTCGCCTCGCCGATGCCGGGCCCCGGGGGATGGTGGTGGCGGGGGGCACCGACCTCTACCCGAACATGAAGCGGCGGCAATTCGAGCCCGCGGTGGTCATCGGCCTCCGGGGGGTGCGCGGACTCGACCGAATCGCCGGGGACCGGCGCCGCGGTATGGCGATCGGGGCGGGGGTGACGTTGGCCGGCCTCACCGGGCACCCCGAAATCGCCGCGGGGTACCGCGCGCTCGCGCTGGCGGCCGGCGCCGTCAGCACGCCGCCGCTCCGGAACATGGGGACGCTCGGCGGCAACCTCTGCCTCGACACGCGGTGCAACTACTATAATCAGACCTACCATTGGCGGAAGTCGATCGGCTTCTGCATGAAGAAGGACGGCGAGATCTGCCTCGTCGCCCCGGGCAGCTCGCGGTGCTGGGCCCTCTCGTCCACGGACACCGCTCCCGTCGTCATCGCCCTCGATGCCCGGATCCGCGTGATCGGGCCCGGGGGCGAACGCGAAATCCCCGCCGCGGCCCTCTTCCGCAACGACGGGATGCAGTACCTCGCCAAGGCGCCGGATGAGATCCTCACCGAGATCTTGCTGCCGCCCGCGGACGGGTGGCGCACGACCTACTGGAAGCTCCGCCGTCGGGGGTCGTTCGACTTTCCCGTGCTCGGGGTGGCCGCGGCGCTGCGGTTCGCCGAAGACGGGAGCATCGCAGACGCCCGAATCGTTCTCGGGGCCGTGGCCTCGCATCCGGTCGTGGCCGACGCCGCCGCCGCGCTGCTCAGAGGACAGCGGCCGACGCCCGATCTGATCGACCGGGCGGCACAGGCGGCGTTCCAGCCGGCGAAGCCGTTGGACAACGCCGATCTGACGATCGGCTATCGGAAGAAAATGGCCCGGATCTATGTGCAGCGGGCCCTCCGAGAACTCGCCGGCCTGCCGTTCGAGGGGGCGCCCGGGGGCGGGTGGGGGTAG
- a CDS encoding IclR family transcriptional regulator has translation MSAVAVPQRHNGAVPAVDRAAGILEVLSRGPGGGTLTDLARLLRIHKSTAHGILTTLARHRLVERDPATRRYRLGPAVAALGRAALDRQDLGALARPHLLRLRRVSGETVTLHLRDGAGSVIAASEESPQQLKVTAPHGHRLPPLAGSVAKVLWAFAAPGDDLPSRLPAYTPRSIRDPGRYRRELERVRRAGVAIDAMEYLPGVCALSAPVFRGTPARSAEAIGALSVVAVCARVSPGSLRRLAGPLRSAARTLSASLAVPREGSMGGRRRPA, from the coding sequence ATGTCCGCGGTCGCGGTCCCCCAGAGGCACAACGGTGCGGTGCCCGCCGTCGATCGGGCGGCCGGGATCCTCGAGGTGTTGAGCCGCGGTCCGGGAGGCGGCACCCTCACTGATCTGGCGCGCCTCCTCCGGATTCACAAGAGCACCGCCCACGGCATCCTCACGACGCTGGCGCGGCACCGGCTGGTCGAGCGCGACCCCGCGACCAGGCGCTACCGGCTCGGTCCGGCGGTTGCCGCATTGGGCCGCGCGGCGCTGGATCGACAGGACCTCGGCGCGCTCGCGCGCCCTCACCTGCTTCGCCTGCGCCGTGTGTCGGGCGAGACGGTGACGCTGCACCTGCGAGACGGCGCGGGCAGCGTGATCGCGGCGAGCGAAGAATCTCCGCAGCAGCTCAAGGTCACCGCCCCCCACGGCCACCGCCTCCCGCCGCTCGCCGGATCTGTCGCCAAGGTGCTCTGGGCGTTCGCGGCCCCCGGGGACGATCTGCCTTCCCGGCTGCCCGCCTACACCCCCCGGTCGATCCGAGATCCCGGGCGCTACCGACGGGAGCTGGAGCGGGTCCGCCGGGCCGGCGTGGCCATCGATGCGATGGAGTACCTGCCGGGGGTCTGCGCCCTGTCCGCCCCCGTGTTCCGCGGGACGCCCGCTCGCTCCGCCGAGGCGATCGGGGCGCTATCCGTCGTAGCCGTGTGCGCGCGGGTCTCGCCGGGCTCCCTGCGCCGACTGGCCGGGCCGCTGCGCTCGGCGGCCAGAACCCTGTCGGCGTCGCTGGCCGTCCCGCGCGAGGGATCGATGGGGGGAAGGAGGAGACCGGCGTGA
- a CDS encoding serine protease produces MALALSLPLNALGGGAAPLASVFQLVTMTRDGKGVARGTAFFIDPSGLALTNSHVVSRVQHDPDHYILFAFVDKEFYGAEIVCASPLSVDPLEVPTGPVGRDIAEVRLTTPGPTFRWWRIIEPGDDPQVIATPHLGDLPRFPALALGVGPLEHGQIRVVGYGKSTEATEQTVAAGTVTRTANAQDGTPVFEIESSARPERGSSGSPVLDDQNHVVGMYTWNEVASATIGIAISSQALVVGCPQVGQPAPISPGR; encoded by the coding sequence GTGGCCCTCGCGCTCAGCCTCCCCCTCAACGCGTTGGGCGGCGGGGCGGCGCCGCTCGCCAGCGTCTTTCAGCTCGTGACGATGACCCGGGACGGCAAAGGCGTCGCCCGGGGGACCGCGTTCTTCATCGACCCCAGCGGCCTGGCGCTGACCAACAGTCACGTGGTCTCCCGCGTGCAGCACGACCCCGATCACTACATCCTCTTCGCGTTTGTCGACAAAGAGTTCTACGGGGCGGAGATCGTCTGCGCCAGCCCGCTGAGCGTCGATCCGCTCGAGGTGCCGACCGGCCCGGTGGGCCGCGACATCGCCGAGGTCCGCTTGACCACCCCCGGCCCCACGTTTAGGTGGTGGCGGATCATCGAGCCGGGGGACGACCCCCAGGTGATCGCCACCCCGCACCTCGGGGATCTGCCGCGCTTTCCGGCGCTCGCGCTCGGGGTCGGGCCGCTGGAGCACGGGCAGATCCGGGTCGTCGGCTACGGGAAATCGACCGAAGCCACGGAGCAGACCGTCGCTGCCGGCACGGTGACGCGAACCGCGAACGCGCAGGACGGCACCCCGGTCTTCGAAATCGAGTCGTCCGCCCGCCCGGAGCGCGGCAGCAGCGGGTCTCCGGTGCTCGACGATCAGAACCACGTCGTCGGGATGTACACGTGGAACGAGGTCGCGAGCGCCACCATCGGAATCGCGATCAGCAGCCAGGCTCTCGTCGTCGGCTGCCCGCAGGTGGGGCAACCCGCCCCGATCTCACCCGGGCGCTGA
- a CDS encoding (2Fe-2S)-binding protein encodes MKTTLGLRVNGEDHDLIVPVHKTLLEVLREDLGLTGTKHGCELGECGTCTVLVDGTPVLSCLALPVELQGHQITTVEGLAGGGHLHPLQVAFTELGAAQCGYCTPGILLAAKALLDRTPTPTRQEVAESLAGNLCRCTGYLKILEAVELAAARMRGGRGEGDGR; translated from the coding sequence GTGAAGACGACGCTCGGGCTCCGGGTCAACGGAGAGGACCACGACCTGATCGTGCCGGTGCACAAGACGCTCCTCGAGGTGCTGCGCGAGGACTTGGGGCTTACCGGGACCAAGCACGGGTGCGAACTGGGGGAGTGCGGTACCTGTACCGTGCTCGTCGACGGAACTCCTGTGCTGAGCTGCCTTGCCCTGCCGGTGGAGCTCCAGGGACACCAGATCACGACGGTGGAGGGGCTGGCCGGCGGGGGCCATCTGCACCCCCTCCAAGTCGCCTTCACCGAACTCGGGGCGGCACAGTGCGGCTACTGCACCCCGGGGATCCTCCTCGCGGCGAAGGCCCTGCTGGATCGCACCCCGACCCCGACCAGGCAGGAGGTGGCCGAGTCGCTCGCCGGCAACCTGTGCCGATGCACCGGCTACCTCAAGATTTTAGAGGCTGTGGAACTGGCGGCCGCACGGATGCGGGGCGGCCGCGGGGAGGGAGACGGCCGGTGA
- a CDS encoding SDR family NAD(P)-dependent oxidoreductase: MNLGLAGKTAIVTGGSAGIGLACATALHEEGVSVVMVARDERRLAESARALAGRPGAGGTPAVHPVPGDIARAEDVARVVAAARDRLGRIDILVNNAGAARAGAFLDLADDVYLDAWTLKLLGYIRMVRAVAPQMISQRDGRIVNIIGGAGRTPEAVFLPGSTANAALLNFTRGVSKFLAEHNVRINAISPGTTATARADRLAAQRAAAGGMSVEDAKAQMAGAIPLGHLVDPAEIAALTVLLVSDRVPSMTGTEILIDGGQTPGV, from the coding sequence ATGAACCTGGGATTGGCCGGGAAGACCGCCATCGTCACCGGCGGCAGCGCGGGCATTGGCCTGGCGTGCGCGACCGCGCTGCACGAGGAAGGCGTGAGCGTGGTGATGGTGGCGCGCGACGAACGACGCCTTGCGGAGTCGGCGAGGGCATTGGCCGGGCGGCCTGGCGCGGGCGGAACTCCGGCCGTCCATCCGGTGCCGGGGGACATCGCCCGAGCCGAGGACGTTGCCCGGGTGGTCGCGGCCGCCCGCGACCGTCTCGGCCGCATCGACATCCTCGTGAACAACGCCGGGGCCGCGCGGGCGGGAGCGTTCCTGGACCTCGCCGACGACGTCTATCTCGATGCCTGGACGCTGAAGCTGCTCGGGTACATCCGCATGGTGCGCGCGGTGGCACCCCAGATGATCTCGCAACGGGACGGCCGCATCGTCAACATCATCGGCGGCGCCGGCCGCACCCCGGAGGCGGTGTTCCTTCCCGGCAGCACGGCGAACGCCGCGCTCCTCAACTTCACCCGCGGCGTTTCGAAATTCCTCGCGGAGCACAACGTCCGCATCAACGCCATCTCCCCCGGCACGACCGCCACCGCGCGCGCCGACCGGTTGGCCGCCCAGCGCGCCGCGGCGGGCGGGATGAGCGTCGAGGATGCGAAGGCCCAGATGGCCGGGGCCATCCCGCTCGGCCATCTCGTCGATCCGGCCGAGATCGCCGCCCTGACCGTGCTGCTGGTCTCGGATCGCGTGCCCTCCATGACCGGAACCGAGATCTTGATCGACGGAGGCCAGACCCCCGGGGTGTGA
- a CDS encoding gamma carbonic anhydrase family protein, producing the protein MILSYEGRTPRIAPTAFIAPTATIIGDVTIGEDASVWFGAVLRGDVGHIEVGPRANIQDNAVLHSTDRVPTVIGDGVTIGHGAILEGCTVERGALVGMNAVVLHEAIVGEESLIAAGSVVTDRTQIPPRTVAAGAPCRVRKPLSGPSADWIAGAARAYVGLSRRYLEARAHADRPPGTPEGPVSG; encoded by the coding sequence ATGATCCTGTCCTACGAGGGGCGCACGCCCCGCATCGCGCCGACGGCGTTCATCGCCCCCACCGCCACCATCATCGGGGACGTCACGATCGGGGAGGACGCCAGCGTCTGGTTCGGCGCAGTCCTTCGAGGCGATGTCGGGCACATCGAGGTCGGCCCGCGCGCGAATATTCAGGACAACGCGGTGCTCCATTCGACCGACCGGGTCCCGACCGTGATCGGAGACGGGGTCACGATCGGCCACGGGGCGATCCTGGAGGGCTGCACGGTTGAGCGGGGCGCGCTTGTGGGGATGAACGCCGTCGTCCTCCACGAAGCGATCGTGGGTGAGGAATCCCTGATCGCCGCGGGGAGCGTGGTCACCGACCGCACGCAGATCCCGCCCCGCACCGTTGCCGCGGGTGCGCCGTGCCGGGTGCGCAAGCCGCTCTCCGGGCCCTCGGCGGATTGGATCGCCGGGGCGGCACGGGCCTACGTCGGCCTATCGCGCCGGTACCTCGAAGCCCGCGCGCACGCCGACCGCCCGCCGGGGACACCGGAGGGACCGGTCTCGGGGTGA